From a region of the Lactuca sativa cultivar Salinas chromosome 4, Lsat_Salinas_v11, whole genome shotgun sequence genome:
- the LOC111917789 gene encoding coniferyl alcohol acyltransferase, protein MSSRDMVFPIEVIDNVVVGVEEPWNNHWLPFTNLDLIVPRFEIGSFLCFKKPSNGSFSTIVNTLKASLSRALTVYYPLAGDIIWNQAVEEKQIRCNYQGVNFVTAVADVQLKELNFYNPNNEGIEAKLMPKKPRGVFAVQVTELKCGGIVIGCLFDHRIADGYSADMFISSWANITRTGTDLPMFPSFERSYLNPRCPPIYSTSIDNMFAPFLPPSNTINDQNDDNGDHSLVNRTFYVEGEQIKTLQLLACENGCMRSKVEAFTSFLWKKIALSMEDSGKHNGVCNVVVAVNGRRRLSEGDGEEKEKLMASYFGNVISMPFGSKRAQELRGMSLANVATEVHEFLQTATNKEHFLDLIDWVEEKRPQPLTSKAFAGEEMAVMVSAGQRFHTMGGIDFGWGKVAFGSCYVPSESTDFLVMIMPGPVNDEDWIVYMHLPLKHINYIEIDASDVLKPLNVHYLKL, encoded by the exons ATGAGTAGTAGGGACATGGTGTTCCCAATAGAGGTGATTGATAATGTAGTGGTGGGTGTAGAAGAACCATGGAATAATCATTGGTTACCGTTTACAAACCTAGACTTGATTGTTCCACGATTTGAAATTGGTTCTTTTTTGTGCTTCAAGAAACCCTCTAATGGAAGTTTCTCTACCATAGTAAATACCCTTAAAGCGTCCTTATCTCGGGCTCTCACCGTCTACTACCCCCTCGCCGGCGATATCATATGGAATCAAGCTGTTGAAGAGAAACAAATTCGCTGCAACTATCAAGGTGTTAACTTTGTCACAGCTGTCGCAGACGTGCAACTCAAGGAGCTAAATTTTTACAATCCTAATAATGAAGGCATCGAGGCTAAACTTATGCCCAAGAAACCACGTGGAGTGTTTGCTGTTCAG GTTACGGAGTTAAAATGTGGAGGCATAGTGATAGGGTGCCTTTTTGATCATAGGATAGCGGATGGGTACTCGGCTGACATGTTTATCTCATCATGGGCAAACATAACTCGTACAGGAACTGATCTGCCTATGTTTCCCTCCTTTGAAAGATCCTACCTCAATCCGAGGTGTCCACCCATTTATTCCACATCAATTGACAATATGTTTGCTCCCTTTTTACCACCATCCAATACTATAAATGATCAAAATGACGATAATGGAGACCATTCACTTGTTAATCGCACATTCTATGTTGAGGGTGAGCAAATTAAAACGCTACAACTGTTGGCATGTGAGAATGGGTGCATGAGGTCAAAGGTAGAGGCATTTACCTCCTTCTTGTGGAAGAAAATCGCACTGAGCATGGAAGACTCAGGGAAACACAACGGAGTGTGCAATGTGGTTGTTGCAGTCAATGGAAGGAGAAGATTGAGTGAGGGAGATGGTGAAGAGAAAGAAAAACTGATGGCTTCATACTTTGGCAATGTTATATCAATGCCTTTTGGGTCGAAAAGAGCACAG GAGTTAAGGGGGATGTCATTGGCTAATGTTGCTACGGAGGTCCATGAGTTCTTGCAGACTGCAACTAATAAAGAGCATTTCCTGGACCTCATAGATTGGGTGGAAGAAAAACGGCCGCAACCACTGACATCAAAGGCATTTGCTGGTGAAGAAATGGCGGTGATGGTGTCAGCAGGACAAAGGTTTCACACCATGGGCGGAATAGATTTTGGGTGGGGTAAGGTGgcttttggatcatgttatgtacCATCTGAAAGCACGGACTTTTTGGTGATGATAATGCCTGGACCAGTCAACGACGAGGATTGGATTGTCTACATGCATTTGCCACTGAAACACATAAACTACATCGAGATAGATGCTAGTGACGTGTTGAAGCCATTGAACGTTCATTATCTCAAGCTTTAA